In a single window of the Deinococcus aetherius genome:
- a CDS encoding peptidylprolyl isomerase, with translation MRQAALLLTALLALTACQKKDTANAGTQTEQTGTAQTEPAQTQTEQAQGSETAAKPETAQTPAVTQPGPVPAGYTLVPFLSDKPVREFKAEPALTLEDGKDYYALIDTDRGQILADLYEQETPVTVNNFVTLARNHFFDGIRFHRVIEGFMAQTGDPQSVDEGKKAEWGTGGPGYQFADEFRTRLTFDSSGVLAMANSGPATNGSQFFITFAPTDFLNGKHTIFGKVVTGQDVMSKLTRTSDTSSGQETPIEGAVPDKILTVRILTKG, from the coding sequence ATGAGACAGGCCGCCCTCCTCCTGACCGCCCTCCTCGCCCTGACCGCCTGCCAGAAAAAGGACACGGCGAACGCCGGAACCCAGACCGAGCAGACCGGGACCGCCCAGACCGAACCTGCACAGACCCAGACCGAGCAGGCCCAGGGCAGCGAGACCGCCGCGAAGCCCGAGACCGCCCAGACCCCGGCGGTCACCCAGCCCGGCCCGGTTCCTGCGGGCTACACCCTGGTCCCCTTCCTGAGCGACAAGCCGGTGCGCGAATTCAAGGCCGAGCCCGCGCTGACCCTGGAGGACGGCAAGGACTACTACGCCCTGATCGACACCGACAGGGGCCAGATTCTCGCCGACCTGTACGAGCAGGAGACGCCCGTCACGGTGAACAACTTCGTGACGCTCGCCCGCAACCACTTCTTCGACGGCATCCGCTTCCACCGGGTGATCGAGGGCTTCATGGCCCAGACGGGCGACCCCCAGAGCGTGGACGAGGGCAAGAAGGCCGAGTGGGGCACGGGCGGCCCCGGTTATCAATTCGCCGACGAGTTCCGCACCCGCCTGACCTTCGACAGCTCGGGCGTGCTGGCGATGGCGAACAGCGGCCCGGCCACCAACGGCTCGCAGTTTTTCATCACCTTCGCCCCCACCGACTTCCTGAACGGCAAGCACACCATCTTCGGCAAGGTCGTGACCGGGCAGGACGTGATGTCCAAGCTGACGCGCACCTCCGACACGAGCAGCGGCCAGGAGACGCCCATCGAGGGCGCCGTCCCCGACAAGATCCTGACCGTGCGAATCCTGACGAAGGGTTGA
- a CDS encoding M16 family metallopeptidase: protein MTTVAAPGAHVWTLEGGLRVAFERRKGPGFAFDLRLPVGSAHDPVGREGSAGVLEEWLYKGAGGRDARAFQDALDDLGVRRGGGVGPEATRVGVSGLAADLPGALTLAADLLLRPALPGEELPVLVDLARQDLEGLEDSPPDRLAVEARRVAFPRPPESPFAGFAHPASGTPEGLANLDAAGLRAFLDRYGTRGSVLGLVADAEPGEVRALAERTLAGWRPGDEGGVPAEFRPGERAHLPDPDAEQTHISVTAPGVAPRDGHWLAWQVALTALSGGSASRLFHAVREERGLAYQVGASPVVLGGRGFLAAYAGSTPDRAPETLAVLLAELARLPAGLTEAEFHRARAGLTASVVFGAESARARATSLTRDVAVFGRVRSVAELRAQLAALTLDEVNAFLAGYDPAAHATVVTLGPQEPRL from the coding sequence GTGACGACTGTGGCCGCGCCTGGGGCGCACGTGTGGACCCTGGAGGGCGGACTGAGGGTGGCGTTCGAGCGCCGAAAGGGGCCGGGCTTCGCCTTCGACCTGCGCCTTCCCGTGGGGAGCGCCCATGACCCCGTGGGCCGCGAGGGCTCGGCGGGCGTGCTGGAGGAGTGGCTCTACAAGGGGGCGGGGGGCCGGGATGCCCGCGCCTTCCAGGACGCGCTCGACGACCTCGGCGTGCGGCGGGGCGGCGGGGTCGGGCCCGAGGCGACGCGGGTGGGTGTCAGCGGCCTCGCCGCCGACCTGCCTGGGGCGCTGACCCTGGCCGCCGACCTCCTGCTGCGGCCCGCGCTGCCCGGGGAGGAACTGCCCGTTCTCGTGGATCTCGCGCGGCAGGACCTGGAGGGGCTGGAGGACAGCCCGCCCGACCGGCTCGCCGTGGAGGCGCGGCGGGTCGCCTTTCCCCGCCCGCCGGAGTCGCCCTTCGCGGGCTTCGCGCACCCGGCGAGCGGGACCCCGGAGGGGCTGGCGAACCTGGACGCGGCGGGGCTGCGCGCCTTTCTGGACCGCTACGGCACCCGGGGCAGCGTGCTCGGCCTCGTGGCGGACGCCGAGCCGGGGGAGGTCCGCGCCCTCGCCGAGCGAACCCTCGCCGGGTGGCGCCCGGGCGACGAGGGGGGCGTGCCCGCCGAGTTCCGCCCCGGGGAGAGGGCGCACCTCCCCGACCCGGACGCGGAGCAGACGCACATCAGCGTGACGGCGCCCGGGGTCGCCCCGCGTGACGGGCACTGGCTCGCCTGGCAGGTGGCGCTCACAGCCCTGTCGGGGGGGAGCGCGAGCCGCCTCTTTCACGCGGTGCGCGAGGAACGCGGCCTCGCCTATCAGGTGGGCGCCTCGCCCGTCGTGCTGGGCGGGCGGGGGTTCCTGGCGGCGTACGCGGGGAGCACGCCCGACCGCGCCCCCGAGACGCTGGCGGTGCTGCTCGCCGAACTCGCCCGGCTCCCGGCGGGGTTGACGGAGGCGGAGTTCCACCGCGCCCGGGCGGGCCTGACCGCCAGCGTGGTCTTCGGGGCCGAGAGCGCGCGGGCCCGGGCGACCAGCCTCACCCGCGACGTGGCCGTCTTCGGGCGGGTGAGGAGCGTGGCCGAACTGCGCGCACAGCTTGCCGCCCTCACCCTGGACGAGGTGAACGCCTTCCTCGCCGGGTACGATCCCGCCGCCCACGCCACCGTCGTGACCCTCGGCCCGCAGGAGCCCCGCCTATGA
- a CDS encoding S8 family peptidase, with translation MNKRFFSLLGLTALLAACGTQSTTTPTNGAAAPGAVVPGQIIVKYRAGLTAASVKPLSNTRLLSATNADAWGRLALVSVPEGQEEAYAERYGTENGVEYAEPNYRIESPSDESVSLSAQSVRSGELRAAATGFSASVTDPYFVQSPMDASGKNPFDITASQSANGRTAYTNEKYLWSIYRVQAPAAWDAGFTGKGVVVAVIDQGVDLGHPDLAPNLWQNPNPSSTTCPGQNGYDFVDDDTDPSDTGGHGTHVSGTIAAAANGQGVVGVAPEAKIMALRGLGYFGGTNYMLARALKYAADCGANVVNNSWGGSQRTRAFGDVLEYGTKKGVTYVFSAGNAYRDNNRPSWPASYSTEIPGVISVGATSNDNRRTAFSSAGNYVTVAAPGGTILSTVPRVQAPNNPYAFLQGTSMAAPNATGVVALIYQAKPDITPEQVRQVITWSANSTITGQNSKPDYPTGGFFGYGIVDAAAAVTYARESLR, from the coding sequence ATGAACAAACGGTTCTTTTCTCTCTTGGGTCTGACGGCCCTGCTCGCCGCCTGCGGCACCCAGTCCACGACCACCCCCACGAACGGGGCTGCCGCGCCTGGCGCGGTGGTGCCCGGCCAGATCATCGTCAAGTACAGGGCGGGCCTGACGGCGGCGAGCGTGAAGCCGCTGAGCAACACCCGGCTGCTCTCGGCGACGAATGCCGACGCCTGGGGCCGCCTGGCGCTCGTGTCGGTGCCGGAAGGCCAGGAGGAGGCGTACGCCGAGCGTTACGGCACTGAGAATGGGGTGGAGTACGCCGAGCCGAACTACCGGATCGAGAGCCCCAGTGACGAGAGCGTCTCCCTGAGCGCGCAGAGCGTGCGCAGCGGGGAACTGCGCGCGGCGGCGACCGGCTTCTCGGCGAGCGTGACGGACCCTTACTTCGTTCAGAGCCCGATGGACGCGAGCGGGAAAAATCCCTTCGACATCACCGCGAGCCAGTCGGCGAACGGGCGGACGGCGTACACGAACGAGAAGTACCTCTGGAGCATCTACCGCGTTCAGGCCCCCGCCGCGTGGGACGCGGGCTTCACCGGCAAGGGCGTGGTCGTGGCCGTGATCGACCAGGGCGTCGACCTCGGGCACCCGGACCTGGCTCCCAACCTGTGGCAGAACCCCAACCCGTCCTCCACGACCTGCCCCGGCCAGAACGGCTACGACTTCGTGGACGACGACACCGATCCCTCGGACACGGGCGGCCACGGCACGCACGTCTCGGGCACCATCGCCGCCGCCGCGAACGGGCAGGGCGTGGTGGGCGTGGCACCCGAGGCGAAGATCATGGCGCTGCGCGGCCTGGGTTACTTCGGCGGCACGAACTACATGCTCGCCCGCGCGCTGAAGTACGCCGCCGACTGCGGGGCGAACGTCGTGAACAACTCCTGGGGCGGGAGCCAGCGCACCCGCGCCTTCGGGGACGTGCTGGAGTACGGCACCAAGAAGGGCGTGACCTACGTCTTCTCGGCCGGAAACGCGTACCGCGACAACAACCGCCCGTCGTGGCCCGCCTCGTACAGCACCGAGATTCCCGGTGTGATCTCGGTCGGGGCCACGAGCAACGACAACCGCCGCACCGCCTTCTCCAGCGCGGGCAACTACGTGACCGTCGCCGCGCCCGGCGGCACGATCCTCTCCACCGTGCCGCGCGTGCAGGCTCCCAACAATCCCTACGCCTTCCTCCAGGGCACCTCGATGGCCGCGCCCAACGCGACCGGTGTCGTCGCCCTGATCTACCAGGCCAAACCCGACATCACCCCCGAGCAGGTGCGGCAGGTCATCACCTGGAGCGCGAACAGCACGATTACCGGCCAGAACAGCAAGCCCGACTACCCCACGGGCGGCTTCTTCGGCTACGGCATCGTGGACGCGGCTGCCGCCGTGACCTACGCGCGGGAATCGCTGCGTTAA
- a CDS encoding M16 family metallopeptidase, translated as MTASTPTSRETLTHTLENGLTLLLEPDEGAQTVAAGYFVATGARDERPEELGASHFLEHLMFKGSERVGAAELNERLDDLGGNANAFTSEEATVYHAATLPEHAPELLDTLTELMRPALRPEDIEPERGVILEEIAMYAEQPGVRAVDELHADYWGDHPLGHLVLGTTETVGAMTREALARNHRERYGAERVALTVVGAFDPARVQGWAQGALGSWRAGTRPAPAPLPLPRHPGTVRTVLDPSLARVQVALALPGLSAAHPLREAAVVLAELVGGENGLLHWALLDTGLADGADLAHLEYRDAGTFEGGFSCDPDRAQTVLGRYRAVLAEAGQAVTDAAVRRAARKLAVGTLLRAETPQGRLFSLGMEHLALGRPVGTDELVDRFARVTPADVRAVLELCPLSGPTVVALGPLDALR; from the coding sequence ATGACCGCCTCCACCCCGACCTCCCGCGAAACGCTGACGCACACCCTGGAGAACGGCCTGACCCTGCTGCTGGAGCCGGACGAGGGCGCCCAGACCGTCGCCGCCGGGTACTTCGTGGCGACGGGGGCGCGTGACGAACGCCCGGAGGAGCTGGGCGCCTCGCACTTCCTCGAACACCTGATGTTCAAGGGTTCCGAGCGGGTCGGCGCCGCCGAACTCAACGAGCGCCTCGACGACCTGGGGGGCAACGCGAACGCCTTCACGAGCGAGGAGGCGACCGTCTACCACGCGGCGACCCTCCCCGAGCACGCCCCCGAGCTGCTGGACACCCTGACCGAACTCATGCGCCCGGCCCTGCGCCCGGAGGACATCGAGCCCGAGCGCGGCGTGATCCTGGAGGAGATCGCCATGTACGCCGAGCAGCCCGGCGTGCGCGCCGTGGACGAGCTGCACGCCGACTACTGGGGGGATCACCCCCTCGGCCACCTCGTCCTGGGCACGACCGAGACGGTGGGCGCCATGACCCGCGAGGCCCTCGCCCGCAACCACCGCGAACGCTACGGGGCCGAGCGGGTGGCCCTCACGGTGGTCGGCGCCTTCGACCCCGCCCGGGTGCAGGGATGGGCGCAGGGGGCGTTGGGGAGCTGGCGTGCCGGAACCCGCCCCGCGCCCGCGCCCCTTCCGCTTCCCCGGCACCCCGGCACGGTGCGGACCGTCCTCGACCCCAGCCTCGCGCGGGTGCAGGTCGCGCTCGCGCTGCCCGGCCTGAGCGCGGCCCACCCCCTGCGCGAGGCCGCCGTGGTCCTCGCCGAACTCGTCGGCGGGGAGAACGGCCTGCTGCACTGGGCGCTGCTCGACACCGGCCTCGCCGACGGGGCCGACCTCGCGCATCTGGAGTACCGCGACGCCGGGACCTTCGAGGGCGGCTTCTCCTGCGACCCGGACCGCGCCCAGACGGTGCTGGGCCGCTACCGAGCGGTGCTGGCGGAGGCGGGGCAGGCCGTCACCGACGCCGCCGTCCGCCGCGCCGCCCGCAAGCTCGCGGTGGGCACCCTGCTGCGCGCCGAGACGCCCCAGGGACGCCTCTTCTCCCTGGGCATGGAACACCTCGCCCTGGGGCGCCCGGTGGGCACCGACGAACTCGTGGACCGTTTCGCGCGGGTCACCCCCGCCGACGTCCGCGCAGTGCTGGAGCTGTGCCCCCTGAGCGGGCCGACCGTGGTGGCGCTCGGCCCGCTGGACGCATTGCGGTAG
- a CDS encoding MazF family transcriptional regulator produces MRKDPKDPGVGEGPVNGEGMEERIGSEVGVESPGDAVVTLPARDDSHPETLGGWTRFAQARDRILDEYDELFRRLADA; encoded by the coding sequence TTGAGGAAGGACCCCAAGGACCCCGGAGTGGGGGAGGGCCCGGTGAACGGCGAGGGGATGGAGGAGCGAATCGGCAGCGAGGTCGGGGTGGAGAGTCCGGGTGACGCCGTTGTCACCCTCCCGGCCCGGGACGACTCCCATCCCGAGACCCTGGGAGGCTGGACCCGGTTTGCCCAGGCGCGCGACCGCATCCTTGACGAGTACGACGAGCTGTTCCGCAGGCTGGCTGACGCCTGA
- the cmk gene encoding (d)CMP kinase, whose amino-acid sequence MIVTIDGVAASGKSSVASGVARALGIPYVSSGFLYRAATLLALEAGLPPSDPAPLLALLRGRPLRLEPLAGGNRVWQGERDLTPGLHSSRVDAGVSAVARLPEVRAWVDEELRALPEPFVAEGRDMGTNVFPHADAKFYLTASPRVRAERRAQERGEDAGTVEAALIERDRRDAAQSAPAPDARVIDTGPLTLEGVIGAVLAALPARTA is encoded by the coding sequence ATGATCGTGACGATTGACGGCGTGGCCGCCAGCGGCAAGTCGAGCGTGGCGTCGGGCGTCGCGCGGGCGCTGGGCATCCCCTACGTGAGCAGCGGGTTTCTCTACCGCGCGGCGACCTTGCTCGCCCTGGAAGCGGGCCTGCCCCCGTCCGACCCGGCGCCCCTCCTCGCCCTCCTGCGCGGGCGGCCCCTGCGGCTGGAACCCCTGGCGGGGGGCAACCGGGTCTGGCAGGGCGAGCGGGACCTGACCCCGGGGCTGCACTCCTCGCGGGTGGACGCGGGCGTGAGCGCCGTGGCCCGGCTGCCCGAGGTCCGCGCCTGGGTGGACGAGGAGCTTCGCGCCCTGCCCGAGCCCTTCGTCGCCGAGGGCCGCGACATGGGCACGAACGTCTTTCCGCACGCCGACGCCAAGTTCTACCTGACGGCCAGCCCCCGGGTCCGCGCCGAGCGCCGGGCCCAGGAACGCGGCGAGGACGCGGGCACGGTCGAGGCCGCCCTGATCGAGCGCGACCGCCGCGACGCCGCGCAGAGCGCCCCCGCCCCCGACGCCCGCGTGATCGACACCGGGCCGCTCACCCTGGAGGGCGTGATCGGGGCGGTGCTCGCGGCCCTGCCCGCCCGGACGGCGTAG